The Mariluticola halotolerans nucleotide sequence ATTTCTCGATCCAGGGGTCGATGGTGGTTTTGGTATCGGGCGATCCTATTGTGTGCAGCAGGAACAGGCCGTCATCCTTGAGGGCCCGGCGGGCGGTTTTGAAATAGGTGGCGTAATTCTTGTACCCGACATGCTCGAACATGCCCATTGAGACGATCTTGTCGACCTTCTGGTCGAACTCGCGATAATCCCTGACCTGAAATTCGACATCCAGATCCTTGTAGCGCTCGCGCCCATAAGCGGCCTGATCGGGCGAGACGGTGACGCCGACGCAGGAAGCGCCGTATTTTTCGGCGGCAAAGCCCATGAAGGCGCCCCAGCCGCAGCCGATATCCCAAACCCGTTCGCCCTGTTGTAGCTGGATCTTGCGGCAGATCATGTCGAACTTGGCTTCCTGCGCCTGATCGATATTGGTGACCCCTTCAGGCCAGTAGCCACAGGAGCCGGTCATGCGGCTGTCGAGCGAGGCCTTGTAGGCGTCGGTCTGGCTGTAATGCATTTCAGCGACACGCCGCGACAGGCCGATGGTCTGCATGTTGAGAATGCGCGCCTGAACCAGTTGCCAGATCAGGTTGGGGGTGATGCGCAGCTTGTTCTGGATATTGGCACGAATGACCCGGCTGAAGAATTCGGCCAGATCGGCGCAGTCCCACCACCCCTCCATGTAAGCTTCGCCAAGCCCCAGTGTACCTTCGGCAAAAATGCGGTTCCAAAGGCGCTGGTCATGTACTTGCGGGTCCCATGGGTTGGGGCCATTGACGGTGATTTCTGCATGTTCGAGCAGATTGGAGATGAAGGCTTTCTGACTCATGGGCTTTGATGTTCCCGGCAGGCATCGTCGCGTTCATCCATGAGGCTATGAGAGGATTGAAAAAAAGGAAAGAGGATTATCACGACCTGAAGGGGAGGGCCGCTGGTGCCCGCGCGGGATCAGGACGGTGTGCCCGGGCGGCGAGGGCGTGGCCTTTGTTCGCGCGGTTTGGGCCTAATGGGCATGGTAAGGGAAAATTATGATGTTGGCGCACAAGAATATAGCGGGAAGTTTGGTCTTTTCAGACGTTTAGTTCGTATGACGATCCGGTGCGTTGGCAATGTTGCCCAGCGGAATACCGTACTGAGTACTACCATCGTCGTGCAGATAAACGCGCAAAAGAGAAGTCGTGAATCCATGCGTTTTATCATTGGTGGGCTCATCGTTGTTGGCTGCGTGATCGGCGGCTATGGCGCGAGCGGGGGACATCTTGAAGTGCTGTATCAGCCCTTTGAGATGCTGATTATTCTGGGTGCGGCAGCGGGTGCTTTTGTCATCGGCAATACCGGGGCGGTGCTGAAACAGGCAACAGGTGTGTTTGGCACATTGCTGCGCGGTCCGCGCTACAGCAAGGCGGACCATGTGGAACTGCTGGGGGTGCAGTTCACCCTGTTCAAACTGGTGCAGGCCAAGGGCGTTCTGGCGCTTGAAAGCCATATCGAGAACCCCGGCGAATCCGACATTTTTGCGCGGTTCCCGAAATTTGCAGCGAGCCATCATGCGGTGGAGTTCATGTGCGATTATCTGCGCATGATCACGCTGGGCACCAATAATGTGCACCAGATGGAAGCCTTGATGGATGAGGAGCTGGAAACCCACCATCAGGAACGCGAACGGCTGGTCAACGCCATCCAGGCGCTGGCTGATGGTACGCCCGCGCTGGGCATTGTTGCGGCGGTGCTGGGGGTGATCCACACGATGGGGTCGATTGACAAACCGCCCGAAGTGCTGGGGCATTTGATTGGTGCGGCGCTGGTGGGGACGTTTCTTGGCGTATTCGTGGCTTATGGATTTTTTGGGCCGATGGCCCAATCGCTGCGCAATATCTATGACGTGGAGGCAAAGTATTTTCTGTCGATGAGGACGGGCCTTTTGGCGCATATGTCGGGGTATGCGCCGGTGGTGGCAATTGAGTTTGCCCGCAAGGCGCTGATGTCTGAAGTGCGACCCTCATTTGCTGAAATTGACGAGGCGACCGCTAATTTGCAGGCGGCGCGATAGCGGCGGCACCGGGGACAGTAAATGGCTGAGACCGACAGTTCGATCATTATCAAAAAGGTGAAGAAGGGCGCGCATGGCCATCACGGCGGTGCCTGGAAAATTGCCTATGCCGATTTCGTGACGGCGATGATGGCGTTTTTTCTGCTGCTCTGGTTGATCACCGCTGCCTCCCCGG carries:
- the cfa gene encoding cyclopropane fatty acyl phospholipid synthase, coding for MSQKAFISNLLEHAEITVNGPNPWDPQVHDQRLWNRIFAEGTLGLGEAYMEGWWDCADLAEFFSRVIRANIQNKLRITPNLIWQLVQARILNMQTIGLSRRVAEMHYSQTDAYKASLDSRMTGSCGYWPEGVTNIDQAQEAKFDMICRKIQLQQGERVWDIGCGWGAFMGFAAEKYGASCVGVTVSPDQAAYGRERYKDLDVEFQVRDYREFDQKVDKIVSMGMFEHVGYKNYATYFKTARRALKDDGLFLLHTIGSPDTKTTIDPWIEKYIFPGGVLPSIAQIGKAIEHQFVIVDLHNIGPHYDYTLMAWNENFQKNWPEPQTPDEKRFKRMWEYYLLCCAGTFRSRASQVWQFVLAPLGVPEGYQTAR
- the motA gene encoding flagellar motor stator protein MotA gives rise to the protein MRFIIGGLIVVGCVIGGYGASGGHLEVLYQPFEMLIILGAAAGAFVIGNTGAVLKQATGVFGTLLRGPRYSKADHVELLGVQFTLFKLVQAKGVLALESHIENPGESDIFARFPKFAASHHAVEFMCDYLRMITLGTNNVHQMEALMDEELETHHQERERLVNAIQALADGTPALGIVAAVLGVIHTMGSIDKPPEVLGHLIGAALVGTFLGVFVAYGFFGPMAQSLRNIYDVEAKYFLSMRTGLLAHMSGYAPVVAIEFARKALMSEVRPSFAEIDEATANLQAAR